From one Anticarsia gemmatalis isolate Benzon Research Colony breed Stoneville strain chromosome 20, ilAntGemm2 primary, whole genome shotgun sequence genomic stretch:
- the LOC142981369 gene encoding uncharacterized protein LOC142981369 isoform X4, translating into MVTIVDDLDSLTLQEPIFKDVKYYVSGDVSERIMLLLQSGGAESTKYFSDYVTHLICGQNAEDTDIDEAQDIYQIPAVTEHWVLACARLKKLANPKPYSPHKNKIFINIVCCISKVSAADAKTLFALITYHGGKVKLNLDSQCSHLICGSAAGKKYHAALTLPSSKIKIVTPDWVLESIRARIQAVAEIFHPKLLVVPQPPPKAMDRISAITGFDFEEGIAKNEVPTQNMAENKDDSTQALLDKLKQRMPWNHPPASSSASVAPTTPISSMGYTSTSMPTSGIMSKSIPQGIVTQNVQIQGSQANSPLLQKFGQQNTIVSQANMQGMQNQQLNMQQQQQQQQQQQQQQYNQGQQQPHGLTAIQIQQQKMLQQRQLKMQMLQQQNKMGNQQNQPGFQPNVSVSQMSQMPGQLQQHIQGNQHHLQQNINQPPTTMSSAQQHIENISQMLSQSANNLQQQQNMAMKQSLSLSQQSASQAVQNIAQQLAQSTQNLQNAKLSQNLGQSQVINQQLITSGQQMSSQNQSLIQQQTVQSITNQQQNINMGVVSQGLVTSSQGQTGQGVQLNQLVGNSNQQNVLGQQIQSVQQTIQTQQNTNVPVQGAWRQQNIQMVQNVQGQHQIIRNPLVQSRTPQNQVILQQQIMQTQQQALINNQQPQLSPQHTIQQSNQQILQQPIGQQGQPINQTHHQILFQKQQLLGNSGQQQIVQASQQVLINQHTGQQQILVHGNQQVTLQGGQQIVSQSQIVHQGGQIVNQGGQQIITQGTQQVLSQGGQHMITQQGQQHQVVIAQSPQQIVTQSGQQILGQAVGQTQQVLTQMPQSPQAGGQLTAGGSIQQIITHGGAQQIVSPGGQQIVQGGQNVTWQQQQYLQRQQIAQPGTVGPRVTWSGGGRQLIHLDAQTHAQLQQMKPQERAVFVAQLQKRRQLSLQRAAAIAQQQPGVVAGSPGAPAPAGAQSVTFIRSQLTPGLAQQQQVQWLQQQGARAATIPAAAPAPPPQSPVGAPGVASPVGASPGAGGGVENQIQQLQLQRQQHYQRLQQLQAQRDHVAHHHKQVVSPGVTQHVVGGAPLAEQPVDAALLTPTTPDQQQIENTCVAGNALLVNPKTKTALANMLSIRLQGGAGGAEHEPSAAGTLRLMTAAHSRPAPPAAAPRLLLQHHPHPHPHHKVYAPPARPPPARAQFYGHNPNLKLPPDLFLLGCVFHIVEYDTTWGKERVARWGEAIQRRGGELEAAYCARVTHVLCETQKHGVVMQALRDAKRCVTAYWLSDAMLRRGVTPPWHALHLPAMYAARDRPARHHRAAISGWRDDERDRVTACIEHIGAKLTPYMTRDNTVLVCKRAEGNKYRRARDWGIPVVTAAWLTDLLLGNMSALSQIENAKYQQFNLTSPFRMDYSLVSHLMNAWKMPINITQESHERAKRSAAAAGGRRAKRPRLMSPPPAAPPPGVAPQPPPLHLAPRVLFSALTPHQTNKLAAIVRQLGGLVVTSAAEATHLVMEKLVRTCKLVSCLVTVKHLLTPEWVLESQRLNKFADEAKHGLRDDTFNKMFKCDISEVLLCGEQRKKLFDGITFFLTPCVKPSRGALTEMIELCGGKVEKNRRSYVSINEMHTQKPYSYLVLTVPNDLHLVYYLLQSEKTLNVVCSTEVVLSAIMRQKLEIEDFLVKID; encoded by the exons ATGGTAACGATTGTTGACGATTTAGATTCTTTAACTTTGCAAGAGCCAATTTTCAAGGATGTCAAATATTATGTGTCTGGCGATGTCTCGGAAAGg ATTATGCTGCTTCTGCAGTCGGGAGGTGCGGagagtacaaaatatttctctGACTATGTCACGCATCTAATCTGCGGACAAAATGCTGAAGATACCGACATCGATGAAGCCCAGGACATCTACCAGATCCCTGCAGTGACTGAGCACTGGGTGCTAGCGTGCGCGCGCCTCAAGAAATTGGCCAACCCGAAGCCCTACAGTCCTCACAAGAACaagatatttattaacattgtaTGTTGTATATCTAAAGTGAGTGCGGCCGACGCGAAAACCTTGTTCGCTCTTATCACGTATCATGGTGGCAAAGTAAAGTTGAACTTGGACTCTCAGTGTAGCCACCTGATCTGTGGTTCGGCCGCGGGTAAGAAATATCACGCCGCGCTTACACTCCCCTCGTCAAAGATTAAGATAGTTACACCAGACTGGGTGCTGGAGAGTATACGGGCGAGGATACAAGCTGTGGCGGAAATATTTCACCCTAAGTTGTTAGTTGTGCCTCAACCACCTCCGAAAGCTATGGACCGTATTAGTGCTATCACTGGGTTTGATTTCGAGGAAGGTATTGCTAAAAACGAAGTGCCCACACAAAACATGGCTGAGAACAAGGATGACAGTACACAGGCATTGCTGGACAAGTTGAAGCAAAGGATGCCGTGGAACCATCCCCCAGCCAGTTCTAGTGCTTCAGTTGCTCCCACTACTCCCATTAGCTCTATGGGATACACATCAACATCAATGCCCACCTCTGGTATCATGAGTAAGTCCATCCCACAAGGAATTGTCACTCAAAATGTTCAGATACAAGGTAGTCAAGCAAATTCACCACTATTGCAAAAGTTTGGTCAACAGAACACTATAGTATCACAGGCTAATATGCAGGGAATGCAAAACCAACAACTGAATatgcaacaacaacaacaacagcaacaacagcagcagcagcagcaatACAATCAAGGTCAACAACAGCCTCATGGGTTAACTGCAATACAAATTCAACAACAAAAGATGTTGCAGCAACGTCAACTGAAAATGCAAATGTTGCAGCAGCAAAACAAGATGGGTAACCAACAGAATCAGCCAGGGTTCCAGCCTAATGTGTCTGTATCTCAGATGTCACAGATGCCTGGACAATTGCAGCAACACATACAGGGTAATCAACATCATTTGCAGCAGAATATCAACCAGCCTCCCACTACCATGAGCTCAGCACAGCAACACATTGAGAACATCAGTCAGATGTTGAGTCAAAGTGCTAACAACCTCCAACAGCAACAGAACATGGCCATGAAGCAAAGTCTGAGCTTGAGTCAGCAAAGTGCCTCGCAAGCAGTTCAAAATATAGCTCAACAGCTAGCTCAGTCTACGCAAAACTTACAGAATGCTAAACTCAGTCAGAACTTGGGACAATCGCAAGTTATCAACCAACAACTTATAACATCGGGACAGCAAATGTCTTCGCAGAATCAAAGTCTCATTCAGCAACAAACAGTGCAATCTATAACCAATCAACAGCAAAATATCAATATGGGTGTGGTCAGTCAGGGGTTAGTGACCTCATCTCAAGGACAAACTGGCCAAGGTGTACAATTGAACCAACTCGTAGGCAATTCTAACCAGCAAAATGTATTGGGTCAACAGATACAGTCTGTACAACAAACTATACAAACTCAGCAGAACACTAATGTGCCAGTACAAGGTGCTTGGAGACAGCAAAACATTCAAATGGTGCAAAATGTTCAAGGACAGCATCAGATAATTAGGAATCCTTTAGTTCAGTCCAGAACACCTCAGAATCAAGTTATATTGCAGCAACAGATAATGCAAACTCAGCAACAAGCTTTGATAAACAACCAACAACCACAGTTGAGTCCACAACACACAATACAACAATCTAATCAGCAAATACTTCAGCAGCCTATTGGCCAACAAGGCCAGCCTATCAACCAGACACATCATCAAATACTATTTCAAAAGCAGCAACTGCTTGGTAACTCTGGTCAGCAGCAGATAGTGCAAGCTTCTCAACAAGTATTAATTAACCAACATACTGGCCAGCAACAAATATTGGTGCATGGGAACCAACAAGTGACATTGCAAGGTGGCCAGCAAATAGTGTCTCAAAGCCAGATAGTTCATCAAGGAGGTCAGATAGTGAATCAGGGTGGACAACAAATTATTACGCAAGGAACTCAGCAAGTTTTGTCACAAGGAGGGCAGCATATGATAACTCAGCAGGGTCAGCAACATCAAGTGGTGATAGCTCAGTCACCTCAGCAAATTGTTACGCAGTCTGGTCAGCAAATATTGGGTCAAGCGGTTGGGCAAACACAGCAAGTTTTGACACAGATGCCACAGTCTCCTCAAGCTGGGGGGCAGTTGACAGCAGGTGGCAGTATTCAGCAGATCATTACACATGGAGGTGCACAGCAGATTGTGTCTCCCGGTGGTCAACAAATAGTGCAAGGAGGTCAGAACGTCACATGGCAACAGCAACAATACTTGCAGAGACAACAAATAGCACAGCCAGGAACTGTCGGTCCTAGG GTGACATGGTCGGGCGGCGGTCGGCAACTGATCCACTTGGATGCGCAAACACACGCGCAACTGCAACAGATGAAGCCGCAGGAACGAGCCGTGTTTGTTGCCCAGTTGCAGAAGAGGAGGCAACTCTCATTGCAACGGGCAGCCGCTATTGCTCAACAACAG CCGGGCGTAGTGGCCGGATCACCGGGCGCACCAGCCCCGGCTGGAGCACAGAGTGTCACGTTCATACGCAGTCAACTAACACCGGGACTCGCTCAACAACAACAG gTACAATGGCTGCAGCAACAAGGAGCGCGTGCGGCGACGATACCGGCCGCTGCGCCTGCCCCGCCGCCACAGTCACCAG taGGTGCCCCCGGCGTTGCGAGTCCAGTGGGGGCGTCTCCAGGCGCTGGAGGGGGGGTTGAGAACCAGATCCAGCAGTTGCAGCTGCAACGTCAGCAGCATTACCAGCGGTTACAACAACTACAAGCACAGAGAGACCATGTGGCACATCATCATAAACAAGTT GTGTCTCCGGGGGTGACTCAGCACGTGGTGGGCGGCGCCCCGCTCGCGGAACAGCCGGTGGACGCAGCCCTACTCACTCCCACCACGCCCGACCAGCAACAaa TAGAGAACACATGTGTTGCAGGCAACGCTCTGCTCGTCAACCCGAAGACTAAGACAGCGCTGGCGAACATGCTGAGCATTCGCCTGCAAGGGGGGGCGGGAGGGGCGGAGCACGAGCCGTCGGCGGCGGGGACCCTGCGGCTGATGACGGCGGCGCACAGCcggcccgcgccgcccgccgccgcgccgcgcctgCTGCTGCAGCACCACCCGCACCCGCACCCGCACCACAAGGTGtacgcgccgcccgcgcgcccgCCCCCCGCACGGGCACAGTTCTACGGACACAATCCCAACTTGAAACTGCCGCCGGATTTGTTCCTGTTGGGCTGTGTGTTTCATATT GTGGAGTACGACACGACGTGGGGCAAGGAGCGCGTGGCGCGCTGGGGCGAGGCCATccagcggcgcggcggcgagCTGGAGGCCGCGTACTGCGCGCGCGTCACGCACGTGCTGTGCGAGACGCAGAAGCATGGCGTCGTCATGCAG GCTCTCCGCGACGCCAAGCGCTGTGTAACAGCGTACTGGCTATCAGACGCCATGCTACGTCGTGGCGTGACTCCCCCGTGGCACGCCCTGCACCTGCCCGCCATGTACGCGGCGCGGGACCGGCCCGCCCGCCACCACCGCGCCGCTATCTCCGGCTGGCGGGACGACGAGCGCGACCGCGTCACCGCCTGCATCGAACACATCGGCGCCAAG CTGACCCCGTACATGACGCGCGACAACACGGTGCTGGTGTGCAAGCGCGCGGAGGGCAACAAGTACCGGCGCGCGCGGGACTGGGGCATCCCCGTGGTCACGGCCGCCTGGCTCACCGACCTGCTGCTGGGCAACATGAGCGCGCTCTCACAG ATCGAGAATGCGAAGTACCAACAGTTCAACCTGACTAGTCCTTTCCGCATGGACTACAGCTTAGTGTCGCATTTGATGA ACGCCTGGAAGATGCCAATCAACATAACGCAAGAGTCCCACGAGCGTGCCAAGCGCAGTGCGGCGGCGGCAGGGGGGCGGCGCGCCAAGCGGCCCCGCCTCATGTCGCCGCCCCCCGCCGCCCCGCCCCCGGGCGTCGCCCCGCAGCCCCCGCCCCTCCACCTGGCGCCCAGGGTGCTGTTCTCGGCCCTCACACCACATCAAACCAACAAGCTAGCGGCTATCGTCAG ACAACTCGGCGGCTTAGTTGTAACATCAGCAGCAGAAGCAACACACCTAGTTATGGAGAAACTCGTAAGAACGTGCAAATTAGTCAGCTGTTTAGTCACAGTGAAACATCTACTCACTCCGGAGTGGGTGCTCGAGAGCCAGCGACTCAACAAGTTCGCCGACGAAGCGAAACACGGCCTGCGAGACGACACCttcaataaaatgttcaaatgCGACATATCCGAAGTATTACTATGCGGGGAACAGAGAAAGAAACTATTCGACGGTATCACCTTCTTCCTCACTCCTTGCGTGAAGCCTTCCCGAGGTGCCTTGACGGAAATGATCGAGCTATGCGGCGGCAAAGTCGAGAAGAACCGACGTTCTTACGTGTCTATCAATGAGATGCACACGCAAAAGCCTTACAGCTACTTAGTACTGACTGTCCCGAATGATCTACATCTAGTTTACTACCTTCTACAATCTGAAAAGACTTTGAATGTCGTATGCAGTACTGAGGTGGTGCTCTCCGCCATTATGCGTCAAAAACTCGAAATAGAAGATTTTCTCGTTAAAATAGACTAG
- the LOC142981369 gene encoding uncharacterized protein LOC142981369 isoform X5, with the protein MVTIVDDLDSLTLQEPIFKDVKYYVSGDVSERIMLLLQSGGAESTKYFSDYVTHLICGQNAEDTDIDEAQDIYQIPAVTEHWVLACARLKKLANPKPYSPHKNKIFINIVCCISKVSAADAKTLFALITYHGGKVKLNLDSQCSHLICGSAAGKKYHAALTLPSSKIKIVTPDWVLESIRARIQAVAEIFHPKLLVVPQPPPKAMDRISAITGFDFEEGIAKNEVPTQNMAENKDDSTQALLDKLKQRMPWNHPPASSSASVAPTTPISSMGYTSTSMPTSGIMSKSIPQGIVTQNVQIQGSQANSPLLQKFGQQNTIVSQANMQGMQNQQLNMQQQQQQQQQQQQQQYNQGQQQPHGLTAIQIQQQKMLQQRQLKMQMLQQQNKMGNQQNQPGFQPNVSVSQMSQMPGQLQQHIQGNQHHLQQNINQPPTTMSSAQQHIENISQMLSQSANNLQQQQNMAMKQSLSLSQQSASQAVQNIAQQLAQSTQNLQNAKLSQNLGQSQVINQQLITSGQQMSSQNQSLIQQQTVQSITNQQQNINMGVVSQGLVTSSQGQTGQGVQLNQLVGNSNQQNVLGQQIQSVQQTIQTQQNTNVPVQGAWRQQNIQMVQNVQGQHQIIRNPLVQSRTPQNQVILQQQIMQTQQQALINNQQPQLSPQHTIQQSNQQILQQPIGQQGQPINQTHHQILFQKQQLLGNSGQQQIVQASQQVLINQHTGQQQILVHGNQQVTLQGGQQIVSQSQIVHQGGQIVNQGGQQIITQGTQQVLSQGGQHMITQQGQQHQVVIAQSPQQIVTQSGQQILGQAVGQTQQVLTQMPQSPQAGGQLTAGGSIQQIITHGGAQQIVSPGGQQIVQGGQNVTWQQQQYLQRQQIAQPGTVGPRVTWSGGGRQLIHLDAQTHAQLQQMKPQERAVFVAQLQKRRQLSLQRAAAIAQQQPGVVAGSPGAPAPAGAQSVTFIRSQLTPGLAQQQQVQWLQQQGARAATIPAAAPAPPPQSPVGAPGVASPVGASPGAGGGVENQIQQLQLQRQQHYQRLQQLQAQRDHVAHHHKQVVSPGVTQHVVGGAPLAEQPVDAALLTPTTPDQQQSNALLVNPKTKTALANMLSIRLQGGAGGAEHEPSAAGTLRLMTAAHSRPAPPAAAPRLLLQHHPHPHPHHKVYAPPARPPPARAQFYGHNPNLKLPPDLFLLGCVFHIVEYDTTWGKERVARWGEAIQRRGGELEAAYCARVTHVLCETQKHGVVMQALRDAKRCVTAYWLSDAMLRRGVTPPWHALHLPAMYAARDRPARHHRAAISGWRDDERDRVTACIEHIGAKLTPYMTRDNTVLVCKRAEGNKYRRARDWGIPVVTAAWLTDLLLGNMSALSQIENAKYQQFNLTSPFRMDYSLVSHLMNAWKMPINITQESHERAKRSAAAAGGRRAKRPRLMSPPPAAPPPGVAPQPPPLHLAPRVLFSALTPHQTNKLAAIVRQLGGLVVTSAAEATHLVMEKLVRTCKLVSCLVTVKHLLTPEWVLESQRLNKFADEAKHGLRDDTFNKMFKCDISEVLLCGEQRKKLFDGITFFLTPCVKPSRGALTEMIELCGGKVEKNRRSYVSINEMHTQKPYSYLVLTVPNDLHLVYYLLQSEKTLNVVCSTEVVLSAIMRQKLEIEDFLVKID; encoded by the exons ATGGTAACGATTGTTGACGATTTAGATTCTTTAACTTTGCAAGAGCCAATTTTCAAGGATGTCAAATATTATGTGTCTGGCGATGTCTCGGAAAGg ATTATGCTGCTTCTGCAGTCGGGAGGTGCGGagagtacaaaatatttctctGACTATGTCACGCATCTAATCTGCGGACAAAATGCTGAAGATACCGACATCGATGAAGCCCAGGACATCTACCAGATCCCTGCAGTGACTGAGCACTGGGTGCTAGCGTGCGCGCGCCTCAAGAAATTGGCCAACCCGAAGCCCTACAGTCCTCACAAGAACaagatatttattaacattgtaTGTTGTATATCTAAAGTGAGTGCGGCCGACGCGAAAACCTTGTTCGCTCTTATCACGTATCATGGTGGCAAAGTAAAGTTGAACTTGGACTCTCAGTGTAGCCACCTGATCTGTGGTTCGGCCGCGGGTAAGAAATATCACGCCGCGCTTACACTCCCCTCGTCAAAGATTAAGATAGTTACACCAGACTGGGTGCTGGAGAGTATACGGGCGAGGATACAAGCTGTGGCGGAAATATTTCACCCTAAGTTGTTAGTTGTGCCTCAACCACCTCCGAAAGCTATGGACCGTATTAGTGCTATCACTGGGTTTGATTTCGAGGAAGGTATTGCTAAAAACGAAGTGCCCACACAAAACATGGCTGAGAACAAGGATGACAGTACACAGGCATTGCTGGACAAGTTGAAGCAAAGGATGCCGTGGAACCATCCCCCAGCCAGTTCTAGTGCTTCAGTTGCTCCCACTACTCCCATTAGCTCTATGGGATACACATCAACATCAATGCCCACCTCTGGTATCATGAGTAAGTCCATCCCACAAGGAATTGTCACTCAAAATGTTCAGATACAAGGTAGTCAAGCAAATTCACCACTATTGCAAAAGTTTGGTCAACAGAACACTATAGTATCACAGGCTAATATGCAGGGAATGCAAAACCAACAACTGAATatgcaacaacaacaacaacagcaacaacagcagcagcagcagcaatACAATCAAGGTCAACAACAGCCTCATGGGTTAACTGCAATACAAATTCAACAACAAAAGATGTTGCAGCAACGTCAACTGAAAATGCAAATGTTGCAGCAGCAAAACAAGATGGGTAACCAACAGAATCAGCCAGGGTTCCAGCCTAATGTGTCTGTATCTCAGATGTCACAGATGCCTGGACAATTGCAGCAACACATACAGGGTAATCAACATCATTTGCAGCAGAATATCAACCAGCCTCCCACTACCATGAGCTCAGCACAGCAACACATTGAGAACATCAGTCAGATGTTGAGTCAAAGTGCTAACAACCTCCAACAGCAACAGAACATGGCCATGAAGCAAAGTCTGAGCTTGAGTCAGCAAAGTGCCTCGCAAGCAGTTCAAAATATAGCTCAACAGCTAGCTCAGTCTACGCAAAACTTACAGAATGCTAAACTCAGTCAGAACTTGGGACAATCGCAAGTTATCAACCAACAACTTATAACATCGGGACAGCAAATGTCTTCGCAGAATCAAAGTCTCATTCAGCAACAAACAGTGCAATCTATAACCAATCAACAGCAAAATATCAATATGGGTGTGGTCAGTCAGGGGTTAGTGACCTCATCTCAAGGACAAACTGGCCAAGGTGTACAATTGAACCAACTCGTAGGCAATTCTAACCAGCAAAATGTATTGGGTCAACAGATACAGTCTGTACAACAAACTATACAAACTCAGCAGAACACTAATGTGCCAGTACAAGGTGCTTGGAGACAGCAAAACATTCAAATGGTGCAAAATGTTCAAGGACAGCATCAGATAATTAGGAATCCTTTAGTTCAGTCCAGAACACCTCAGAATCAAGTTATATTGCAGCAACAGATAATGCAAACTCAGCAACAAGCTTTGATAAACAACCAACAACCACAGTTGAGTCCACAACACACAATACAACAATCTAATCAGCAAATACTTCAGCAGCCTATTGGCCAACAAGGCCAGCCTATCAACCAGACACATCATCAAATACTATTTCAAAAGCAGCAACTGCTTGGTAACTCTGGTCAGCAGCAGATAGTGCAAGCTTCTCAACAAGTATTAATTAACCAACATACTGGCCAGCAACAAATATTGGTGCATGGGAACCAACAAGTGACATTGCAAGGTGGCCAGCAAATAGTGTCTCAAAGCCAGATAGTTCATCAAGGAGGTCAGATAGTGAATCAGGGTGGACAACAAATTATTACGCAAGGAACTCAGCAAGTTTTGTCACAAGGAGGGCAGCATATGATAACTCAGCAGGGTCAGCAACATCAAGTGGTGATAGCTCAGTCACCTCAGCAAATTGTTACGCAGTCTGGTCAGCAAATATTGGGTCAAGCGGTTGGGCAAACACAGCAAGTTTTGACACAGATGCCACAGTCTCCTCAAGCTGGGGGGCAGTTGACAGCAGGTGGCAGTATTCAGCAGATCATTACACATGGAGGTGCACAGCAGATTGTGTCTCCCGGTGGTCAACAAATAGTGCAAGGAGGTCAGAACGTCACATGGCAACAGCAACAATACTTGCAGAGACAACAAATAGCACAGCCAGGAACTGTCGGTCCTAGG GTGACATGGTCGGGCGGCGGTCGGCAACTGATCCACTTGGATGCGCAAACACACGCGCAACTGCAACAGATGAAGCCGCAGGAACGAGCCGTGTTTGTTGCCCAGTTGCAGAAGAGGAGGCAACTCTCATTGCAACGGGCAGCCGCTATTGCTCAACAACAG CCGGGCGTAGTGGCCGGATCACCGGGCGCACCAGCCCCGGCTGGAGCACAGAGTGTCACGTTCATACGCAGTCAACTAACACCGGGACTCGCTCAACAACAACAG gTACAATGGCTGCAGCAACAAGGAGCGCGTGCGGCGACGATACCGGCCGCTGCGCCTGCCCCGCCGCCACAGTCACCAG taGGTGCCCCCGGCGTTGCGAGTCCAGTGGGGGCGTCTCCAGGCGCTGGAGGGGGGGTTGAGAACCAGATCCAGCAGTTGCAGCTGCAACGTCAGCAGCATTACCAGCGGTTACAACAACTACAAGCACAGAGAGACCATGTGGCACATCATCATAAACAAGTT GTGTCTCCGGGGGTGACTCAGCACGTGGTGGGCGGCGCCCCGCTCGCGGAACAGCCGGTGGACGCAGCCCTACTCACTCCCACCACGCCCGACCAGCAACAaa GCAACGCTCTGCTCGTCAACCCGAAGACTAAGACAGCGCTGGCGAACATGCTGAGCATTCGCCTGCAAGGGGGGGCGGGAGGGGCGGAGCACGAGCCGTCGGCGGCGGGGACCCTGCGGCTGATGACGGCGGCGCACAGCcggcccgcgccgcccgccgccgcgccgcgcctgCTGCTGCAGCACCACCCGCACCCGCACCCGCACCACAAGGTGtacgcgccgcccgcgcgcccgCCCCCCGCACGGGCACAGTTCTACGGACACAATCCCAACTTGAAACTGCCGCCGGATTTGTTCCTGTTGGGCTGTGTGTTTCATATT GTGGAGTACGACACGACGTGGGGCAAGGAGCGCGTGGCGCGCTGGGGCGAGGCCATccagcggcgcggcggcgagCTGGAGGCCGCGTACTGCGCGCGCGTCACGCACGTGCTGTGCGAGACGCAGAAGCATGGCGTCGTCATGCAG GCTCTCCGCGACGCCAAGCGCTGTGTAACAGCGTACTGGCTATCAGACGCCATGCTACGTCGTGGCGTGACTCCCCCGTGGCACGCCCTGCACCTGCCCGCCATGTACGCGGCGCGGGACCGGCCCGCCCGCCACCACCGCGCCGCTATCTCCGGCTGGCGGGACGACGAGCGCGACCGCGTCACCGCCTGCATCGAACACATCGGCGCCAAG CTGACCCCGTACATGACGCGCGACAACACGGTGCTGGTGTGCAAGCGCGCGGAGGGCAACAAGTACCGGCGCGCGCGGGACTGGGGCATCCCCGTGGTCACGGCCGCCTGGCTCACCGACCTGCTGCTGGGCAACATGAGCGCGCTCTCACAG ATCGAGAATGCGAAGTACCAACAGTTCAACCTGACTAGTCCTTTCCGCATGGACTACAGCTTAGTGTCGCATTTGATGA ACGCCTGGAAGATGCCAATCAACATAACGCAAGAGTCCCACGAGCGTGCCAAGCGCAGTGCGGCGGCGGCAGGGGGGCGGCGCGCCAAGCGGCCCCGCCTCATGTCGCCGCCCCCCGCCGCCCCGCCCCCGGGCGTCGCCCCGCAGCCCCCGCCCCTCCACCTGGCGCCCAGGGTGCTGTTCTCGGCCCTCACACCACATCAAACCAACAAGCTAGCGGCTATCGTCAG ACAACTCGGCGGCTTAGTTGTAACATCAGCAGCAGAAGCAACACACCTAGTTATGGAGAAACTCGTAAGAACGTGCAAATTAGTCAGCTGTTTAGTCACAGTGAAACATCTACTCACTCCGGAGTGGGTGCTCGAGAGCCAGCGACTCAACAAGTTCGCCGACGAAGCGAAACACGGCCTGCGAGACGACACCttcaataaaatgttcaaatgCGACATATCCGAAGTATTACTATGCGGGGAACAGAGAAAGAAACTATTCGACGGTATCACCTTCTTCCTCACTCCTTGCGTGAAGCCTTCCCGAGGTGCCTTGACGGAAATGATCGAGCTATGCGGCGGCAAAGTCGAGAAGAACCGACGTTCTTACGTGTCTATCAATGAGATGCACACGCAAAAGCCTTACAGCTACTTAGTACTGACTGTCCCGAATGATCTACATCTAGTTTACTACCTTCTACAATCTGAAAAGACTTTGAATGTCGTATGCAGTACTGAGGTGGTGCTCTCCGCCATTATGCGTCAAAAACTCGAAATAGAAGATTTTCTCGTTAAAATAGACTAG